The following proteins are co-located in the Desulfoscipio sp. XC116 genome:
- a CDS encoding helix-turn-helix domain-containing protein produces MIQLGISSTALRETMGAGEAAALLGVSRWLIYEMVKRQQIPCVRAGKRVLFRRVALDAWMDAQERGSVDAEPEAPMERGVIRRLK; encoded by the coding sequence ATGATACAATTAGGAATTTCTAGCACTGCACTCCGTGAGACCATGGGCGCAGGCGAGGCAGCAGCATTGCTGGGCGTGAGCCGGTGGTTAATATATGAAATGGTAAAAAGGCAGCAAATCCCCTGCGTACGGGCCGGTAAGCGGGTCTTGTTTCGCCGGGTGGCACTGGACGCATGGATGGACGCACAGGAACGGGGTAGCGTCGATGCGGAACCGGAAGCGCCCATGGAGCGGGGTGTCATCCGCCGGCTGAAATAG